One Osmerus eperlanus chromosome 24, fOsmEpe2.1, whole genome shotgun sequence DNA window includes the following coding sequences:
- the LOC134010848 gene encoding 5-hydroxytryptamine receptor 3E-like, whose amino-acid sequence MAVKNISESKSQWLYLFISILTAPCLSFEPVLNCSEPSNLALLEALTPVMKLSSIRPVIRQSTPTNVSIWFTLYGILGVDEKAQVLTTYIWLNFVSTNIFSLYTMWENLFFSWDPVKCGTNKIALPRKMFWVPDIVINEFMNENSAPPVPYIYLFNTGKVRDAQPVRVVSSCSLNIYTFPFDIQNCSLTFSSYIHHVADIKVRLQVPVEEIIHRSLEVMTTMGEWELLDIKAQKGLLLAFNHSQDPIDVLAFYIVVRRRATLYVVNLLIPSSFLITVDLFSFLLPPQSVDRSSFKMTLILGYTVFLLIMNDLLPVTGNTIPLINVFFSICLALMVASLLETVIITNLLCSGKKSPVPRWVQVVVLNIMGWLVCLPQKPSTEDMLMSHPAMRASLENLSNTQVKAPGEMGSVQEQLTLDELRRLGGDLQAIRLQVDQHLKGDHGSDEWIQVGYVVDRLLFGLYIAFICVSFITIICIWVTSYKK is encoded by the exons ATGGCAGTCAAGAACATTTCTGAATCAAAG TCACAATGGTTATATCTGTTCATCAGCATTTTAACAG CCCCATGTCTGAGCTTTGAACCGGTGTTGAACTGCTCAGAGCCCTCCAATCTGGCTCTGCTGGAGGCGTTGACACCAGTCATGAAACTCAGCTCCATTCGTCCTGTCATCCGCCAGTCTACGCCCACCAACGTCAGCATCTGGTTCACTCTCTACGGTATCCTGGGAGTG GATGAAAAGGCACAAGTATTGACAACTTACATTTGGCTTAACTTTGTGAGTACAAATATTTTCTctttgtataca ATGTGGGAAAATCTGTTTTTTAGTTGGGATCCAGTGAAGTGTGGAACTAACAAGATTGCTTTGCCACGAAAAATGTTCTGGGTGCCAGATATAGTGATCAACGAATT TATGAACGAGAACTCCGCTCCACCTGTTCCGTACATTTACTTGTTTAACACGGGCAAAGTTCGAGATGCCCAGCCTGTTCGAGTGGTCAGCTCCTGTAGCCTGAACATCTACACCTTCCCTTTCGACATCCAAAACTGCTCTCTTACTTTCAGCTCATACATTCACCACG TGGCGGACATAAAGGTGCGTCTCCAAGTGCCTGTGGAGGAAATCATACATCGTTCCCTGGAGGTGATGACCACCATGGGCGAGTGGGAGTTACTGGACATCAAGGCTCAAAAGGGCCTATTGCTAGCCTTCAACCACTCCCAGGACCCTATTGATGTGCTTGCTTTCTAT ATCGTGGTGAGGCGCAGAGCCACCCTGTACGTGGTGAACCTCCTCATCCCCAGCAGCTTCCTGATCACCGTCGACCTCTTCAgcttcctgctccccccccagaGTGTCGACCGCTCCTCCTTCAAGATGACCCTCATCCTGGGCTACACCGTCTTCCTGCTCATCATGAACGACCTGCTGCCCGTCACCGGCAACACCATCCCGCTCATAA aTGTGTTCTTCTCTATCTGCCTGGCTCTGATGGTGGCCAGCCTCCTGGAGACGGTCATTATCACCAACCTCCTGTGCTCCGGTAAAAAATCACCGGTGCCTCGCTGGGTCCAAGTGGTGGTCCTGAACATCATGGGCTGGCTGGTCTGTCTGCCACAGAAGCCCAGCACAGAGGACATGCTTATGTCTCACCCAGCTATGCGAG CATCCCTGGAGAACCTGTCCAACACTCAGGTGAAGGCTCCAGGAGAGATGGGTTCAGTCCAAGAGCAGCTGACCCTGGATGAGCTGAGGAGACTGGGCGGAGACCTGCAGGCCATCCGCCTCCAGGTGGACCAGCATCTGAAGGGAGACCATGGTTCCGATGAGTGGATTCAGGTGGGCTATGTCGTTGACAGGCTGCTCTTTGGCCTCTACATTGCCTTCATCTGTGTCAgcttcatcaccatcatctgCATCTGGGTCACATCCTACAAGAAATAG